The following coding sequences lie in one Haematobia irritans isolate KBUSLIRL chromosome 3, ASM5000362v1, whole genome shotgun sequence genomic window:
- the Cph gene encoding BCL11 transcription factor chronophage isoform X2 codes for MRIKMPAVRIAQDSTEGDATAQDILTCGACQKAFALSDIVKFIQHKVLQCNKENYGHCSNQGPSNDRVEPEDGRPLGVVNRRPSVSAPIGTRKPSGGSRIHTPPPSPADMLADGASSTPKRLVDENDNTTPKEGNEEEEEIKTSSTAEELPTITATIKQELDRDDNESETIGCNNDNETDDDCQPKTKRPKIEFVDAESNTLQTEPSNYTCSTCKTKYGSAWRLIQHVQHSHGVKIYVESSILGDVTQSLAESMSGVQQQQQQSLQSNNISSNNSGVSGTGSGNNSMCSVSPMVSGNQQQQQIQQQLQHRAAAVAAAAAAAEQHKQQQHQSNLTAMQNAQNLAAAAAAGMRHHALLPPPDMHASNPFNLLRMPLPPGLGQTQVVPGVNPLFSRPHAEHYRMEQLVSEQFRHHGLNLAAAAVAAANSLAAPHTPTPQFNQGATSTSAVAVEPRPPSASSSHRSSTTPVTLPLMPGQQTGTAGAPPSNPISMEPQMDFYSQRLRQLAGTTSPGAGNIVNSSSPSPRQKQSPNFASPSPSHQLPPTPVTNNTRPHSLTPPEKSDMLANENGTPIDSTPRSASTPPTKPSQEVAGSASVFTCSYCDKKFRFENSLIIHQRTHTGEKPYKCTACEFECSHIQKLMKHMRVHRSPAEDGVSNADSVETNDVDSDGEQDADDNLDEDMMDEEEEDMDEPDEIDYEAEDLSVSNNRLDSKSESPKGLSATGPTSLVGELMDKFGLSNIAQYSEAYKQALQESGNFKNISKDHDNNNSTGSPMNQMTDKMNGFPAALRLREEFAKNMFQKPPQQDANAPPTQVPMFNPFQNPFEISKRMKMDGNDWWNMQALHRNEALFENLKLKPLGLGSANSLLAQNSLMKKESRQRNDTCEYCGKVFKNCSNLTVHRRSHTGEKPYKCELCSYACAQSSKLTRHMKTHGRMGKDVYRCRFCDMPFSVPSTLEKHMRKCVVNQGKVAAANAANAVAAAQAAAAAQLQNHLPNPQQLSPPTNASYPPQFGSLGTGSISLPSSIGDNDSNASTSLSSQHAISLKHEA; via the exons ACTCCACCGAAGGTGATGCCACAGCTCAGGATATACTCACATGTGGTGCCTGCCAAAAGGCTTTTGCTCTCTCCGATATAGTGAAATTTATCCAACACAAGGTTTTGCAATGCAATAAAGAGAACTATGGTCATTGCTCAAATCAGG GTCCTTCAAATGACAGAGTTGAACCCGAAGATGGCAGGCCACTGGGTGTAGTCAATAGAAGACCTTCCGTTTCTGCCCCAATAGGCACTCGCAAACCATCAGGAGGCTCCCGAATCCATACACCACCACCAAGTCCAGCGGACATGTTAGCCGATGGAGCTTCGAGTACACCAAAAAGACTTGTAGATG AAAATGACAATACTACTCCCAAGGAAGGTAATGAGGAGGAAGAGGAAATTAAAACCTCATCGACAGCTGAAGAACTACCAACAATAACCGCTACAATCAAGCAGGAACTTGATCGCGATGATAATGAAAGTGAAACCATTGGATGTAACAATGACAACGAAACTGATGATGACTGCCAACCGAAGACTAAACGACCCAAAATAGAGTTTGTCGATGCCGAGTCCAATACACTGCAAACAG AACCCAGCAATTACACATGTTCAACGTGCAAAACGAAATACGGATCGGCTTGGCGTTTAATCCAGCATGTTCAACATTCGCATGGAGTTAAGATCTATGTGGAGTCTTCTATACTGGGTGATGTTACGCAGTCTTTGGCAGAGAGTATGTCGGGagtacaacaacagcagcagcaaagtTTGCAATCGAACAATATAAGCAGCAATAATTCAGGTGTCAGTGGCACTGGAAGTGGTAATAACTCCATGTGCTCTGTATCTCCTATGGTCAGCGGTaatcaacaacagcaacagaTACAACAGCAATTACAACACCGAGCTGCAGCAGTTGCTGCTGCAGCGGCCGCAGCAGAGCAACATAAACAACAGCAACATCAGAGTAATTTAACTGCCATGCAGAATGCTCAGAATCTGGCTGCAGCAGCTGCTGCTGGCATGCGTCATCATGCTTTGCTACCTCCCCCAGATATGCATGCATCCAATCCCTTCAATTTGTTGAGAATGCCTCTGCCACCCGGTCTTGGTCAGACACAGGTTGTTCCTGGAGTCAATCCTCTTTTCTCACGTCCCCATGCTGAACATTATCGTATGGAGCAGCTTGTATCGGAGCAATTTCGTCATCATGGTCTGAATCTAGCAGCGGCAGCTGTAGCGGCTGCCAATTCGTTAGCCGCGCCACATACTCCCACGCCACAGTTCAATCAGGGTGCTACTTCAACTTCTGCCGTAGCTGTCGAACCTCGTCCACCTTCGGCCAGTAGTAGCCATCGTAGTTCCACAACGCCCGTTACGCTGCCCCTGATGCCCGGTCAACAGACTGGTACTGCAGGAGCACCGCCATCCAACCCTATTTCCATGGAGCCGCAGATGGATTTTTACTCGCAGCGATTGCGTCAGCTTGCAGGAACAACAAGTCCTGGAGCTGGAAACATTGTTAACTCGAGCTCGCCGAGTCCACGACAAAAGCAATCGCCGAATTTTGCGAGCCCATCTCCTTCGCATCAGCTTCCACCAACCCCAGTCACAAACAACACGCGCCCGCATTCACTGACTCCACCAGAAAAAAGCGACATGTTAGCCAATGAGAATGGCACACCTATTGACAGCACCCCTCGGTCTGCTTCGACTCCTCCAACTAAGCCCAGCCAAGAGGTAGCTGGAAGTGCATCTGTCTTCACATGCTCTTACTGCGATAAAAAGTTTCGTTTCGAAAATAGTCTCATTATTCATCAGCGCACGCATACTGGCGaaaagccatataagtgcacggCTTGTGAATTTGAATGCTCCCATATTCAGAAACTTATGAAACATATGCGGGTTCATCGCAGTCCCGCCGAGGATGGAGTCAGCAATGCCGATTCTGTGGAGACCAATGACGTTGACTCTGATGGTGAACAAGATGCTGATGACAATTTAGATGAAGATATGATGGACGAAGAGGAAGAAGATATGGATGAACCTGATGAGATCGATTATGAAGCCGAGGATTTGAGTGTAAGCAATAACCGCCTGGATTCTAAGAGCGAAAGTCCCAAAGGTCTAAGCGCAACTGGGCCCACTTCCTTAGTGGGAGAGCTGATGGACAAGTTTGGTCTATCGAATATCGCACAGTACTCTGAAGCGTATAAACAAGCCCTCCAAGAATCCGGAAACTTCAAAAACATTTCCAAAGATCATGACAATAACAATTCCACCGGGTCTCCCATGAACCAAATGACTGATAAAATGAATGGCTTCCCAGCTGCTCTACGGCTACGTGAGGAATTCGCCAAAAACATGTTTCAGAAACCACCGCAACAAGATGCCAATGCACCACCCACCCAAGTTCCCATGTTCAATCCGTTCCAGAATCCCTTCGAAATatcaaagagaatgaaaatggaCGGAAATGACTGGTGGAATATGCAAGCTTTACACCGCAATGAGGCTCTCTTTGAGAATTTGAAACTAAAGCCGCTGGGCTTGGGATCGGCCAACTCGTTGTTGGCGCAGAACTCTCTCATGAAGAAGGAAAGCCGGCAGCGCAACGATACATGTGAATACTGTGGCAAAGTATTCAAGAACTGCTCCAATCTCACCGTTCATCGCCGCAGTCATACCGGTGAAAAGCCCTACAAATGCGAACTTTGCTCATACGCATGTGCGCAGAGCTCCAAGTTAACGCGACATATGAAGACCCACGGGCGAATGGGTAAAGATGTTTATCGGTGTCGTTTCTGTGATATGCCCTTCAGTGTACCATCGACATTGGAGAAGCACATGCGCAAATGTGTTGTCAACCAGGGTAAGGTGGCAGCGGCCAATGCTGCAAATGCCGTGGCTGCAGCCCAGGCGGCAGCGGCTGCTCAACTCCAGAACCACTTACCAAATCCTCAGCAACTATCTCCgccaacaaatgcctcatatcCACCTCAATTTGGCAGTCTTGGTACCGGCTCAATTTCCCTGCCTAGTAGTATAGGAGACAATGACTCGAATGCCTCCACCAGCCTGTCGTCACAACACGCCATCTCATTGAAGCACGAGGCATGA
- the Cph gene encoding BCL11 transcription factor chronophage isoform X1 has protein sequence MRIKMPAVRIAQDSDSTEGDATAQDILTCGACQKAFALSDIVKFIQHKVLQCNKENYGHCSNQGPSNDRVEPEDGRPLGVVNRRPSVSAPIGTRKPSGGSRIHTPPPSPADMLADGASSTPKRLVDENDNTTPKEGNEEEEEIKTSSTAEELPTITATIKQELDRDDNESETIGCNNDNETDDDCQPKTKRPKIEFVDAESNTLQTEPSNYTCSTCKTKYGSAWRLIQHVQHSHGVKIYVESSILGDVTQSLAESMSGVQQQQQQSLQSNNISSNNSGVSGTGSGNNSMCSVSPMVSGNQQQQQIQQQLQHRAAAVAAAAAAAEQHKQQQHQSNLTAMQNAQNLAAAAAAGMRHHALLPPPDMHASNPFNLLRMPLPPGLGQTQVVPGVNPLFSRPHAEHYRMEQLVSEQFRHHGLNLAAAAVAAANSLAAPHTPTPQFNQGATSTSAVAVEPRPPSASSSHRSSTTPVTLPLMPGQQTGTAGAPPSNPISMEPQMDFYSQRLRQLAGTTSPGAGNIVNSSSPSPRQKQSPNFASPSPSHQLPPTPVTNNTRPHSLTPPEKSDMLANENGTPIDSTPRSASTPPTKPSQEVAGSASVFTCSYCDKKFRFENSLIIHQRTHTGEKPYKCTACEFECSHIQKLMKHMRVHRSPAEDGVSNADSVETNDVDSDGEQDADDNLDEDMMDEEEEDMDEPDEIDYEAEDLSVSNNRLDSKSESPKGLSATGPTSLVGELMDKFGLSNIAQYSEAYKQALQESGNFKNISKDHDNNNSTGSPMNQMTDKMNGFPAALRLREEFAKNMFQKPPQQDANAPPTQVPMFNPFQNPFEISKRMKMDGNDWWNMQALHRNEALFENLKLKPLGLGSANSLLAQNSLMKKESRQRNDTCEYCGKVFKNCSNLTVHRRSHTGEKPYKCELCSYACAQSSKLTRHMKTHGRMGKDVYRCRFCDMPFSVPSTLEKHMRKCVVNQGKVAAANAANAVAAAQAAAAAQLQNHLPNPQQLSPPTNASYPPQFGSLGTGSISLPSSIGDNDSNASTSLSSQHAISLKHEA, from the exons ATTCAGACTCCACCGAAGGTGATGCCACAGCTCAGGATATACTCACATGTGGTGCCTGCCAAAAGGCTTTTGCTCTCTCCGATATAGTGAAATTTATCCAACACAAGGTTTTGCAATGCAATAAAGAGAACTATGGTCATTGCTCAAATCAGG GTCCTTCAAATGACAGAGTTGAACCCGAAGATGGCAGGCCACTGGGTGTAGTCAATAGAAGACCTTCCGTTTCTGCCCCAATAGGCACTCGCAAACCATCAGGAGGCTCCCGAATCCATACACCACCACCAAGTCCAGCGGACATGTTAGCCGATGGAGCTTCGAGTACACCAAAAAGACTTGTAGATG AAAATGACAATACTACTCCCAAGGAAGGTAATGAGGAGGAAGAGGAAATTAAAACCTCATCGACAGCTGAAGAACTACCAACAATAACCGCTACAATCAAGCAGGAACTTGATCGCGATGATAATGAAAGTGAAACCATTGGATGTAACAATGACAACGAAACTGATGATGACTGCCAACCGAAGACTAAACGACCCAAAATAGAGTTTGTCGATGCCGAGTCCAATACACTGCAAACAG AACCCAGCAATTACACATGTTCAACGTGCAAAACGAAATACGGATCGGCTTGGCGTTTAATCCAGCATGTTCAACATTCGCATGGAGTTAAGATCTATGTGGAGTCTTCTATACTGGGTGATGTTACGCAGTCTTTGGCAGAGAGTATGTCGGGagtacaacaacagcagcagcaaagtTTGCAATCGAACAATATAAGCAGCAATAATTCAGGTGTCAGTGGCACTGGAAGTGGTAATAACTCCATGTGCTCTGTATCTCCTATGGTCAGCGGTaatcaacaacagcaacagaTACAACAGCAATTACAACACCGAGCTGCAGCAGTTGCTGCTGCAGCGGCCGCAGCAGAGCAACATAAACAACAGCAACATCAGAGTAATTTAACTGCCATGCAGAATGCTCAGAATCTGGCTGCAGCAGCTGCTGCTGGCATGCGTCATCATGCTTTGCTACCTCCCCCAGATATGCATGCATCCAATCCCTTCAATTTGTTGAGAATGCCTCTGCCACCCGGTCTTGGTCAGACACAGGTTGTTCCTGGAGTCAATCCTCTTTTCTCACGTCCCCATGCTGAACATTATCGTATGGAGCAGCTTGTATCGGAGCAATTTCGTCATCATGGTCTGAATCTAGCAGCGGCAGCTGTAGCGGCTGCCAATTCGTTAGCCGCGCCACATACTCCCACGCCACAGTTCAATCAGGGTGCTACTTCAACTTCTGCCGTAGCTGTCGAACCTCGTCCACCTTCGGCCAGTAGTAGCCATCGTAGTTCCACAACGCCCGTTACGCTGCCCCTGATGCCCGGTCAACAGACTGGTACTGCAGGAGCACCGCCATCCAACCCTATTTCCATGGAGCCGCAGATGGATTTTTACTCGCAGCGATTGCGTCAGCTTGCAGGAACAACAAGTCCTGGAGCTGGAAACATTGTTAACTCGAGCTCGCCGAGTCCACGACAAAAGCAATCGCCGAATTTTGCGAGCCCATCTCCTTCGCATCAGCTTCCACCAACCCCAGTCACAAACAACACGCGCCCGCATTCACTGACTCCACCAGAAAAAAGCGACATGTTAGCCAATGAGAATGGCACACCTATTGACAGCACCCCTCGGTCTGCTTCGACTCCTCCAACTAAGCCCAGCCAAGAGGTAGCTGGAAGTGCATCTGTCTTCACATGCTCTTACTGCGATAAAAAGTTTCGTTTCGAAAATAGTCTCATTATTCATCAGCGCACGCATACTGGCGaaaagccatataagtgcacggCTTGTGAATTTGAATGCTCCCATATTCAGAAACTTATGAAACATATGCGGGTTCATCGCAGTCCCGCCGAGGATGGAGTCAGCAATGCCGATTCTGTGGAGACCAATGACGTTGACTCTGATGGTGAACAAGATGCTGATGACAATTTAGATGAAGATATGATGGACGAAGAGGAAGAAGATATGGATGAACCTGATGAGATCGATTATGAAGCCGAGGATTTGAGTGTAAGCAATAACCGCCTGGATTCTAAGAGCGAAAGTCCCAAAGGTCTAAGCGCAACTGGGCCCACTTCCTTAGTGGGAGAGCTGATGGACAAGTTTGGTCTATCGAATATCGCACAGTACTCTGAAGCGTATAAACAAGCCCTCCAAGAATCCGGAAACTTCAAAAACATTTCCAAAGATCATGACAATAACAATTCCACCGGGTCTCCCATGAACCAAATGACTGATAAAATGAATGGCTTCCCAGCTGCTCTACGGCTACGTGAGGAATTCGCCAAAAACATGTTTCAGAAACCACCGCAACAAGATGCCAATGCACCACCCACCCAAGTTCCCATGTTCAATCCGTTCCAGAATCCCTTCGAAATatcaaagagaatgaaaatggaCGGAAATGACTGGTGGAATATGCAAGCTTTACACCGCAATGAGGCTCTCTTTGAGAATTTGAAACTAAAGCCGCTGGGCTTGGGATCGGCCAACTCGTTGTTGGCGCAGAACTCTCTCATGAAGAAGGAAAGCCGGCAGCGCAACGATACATGTGAATACTGTGGCAAAGTATTCAAGAACTGCTCCAATCTCACCGTTCATCGCCGCAGTCATACCGGTGAAAAGCCCTACAAATGCGAACTTTGCTCATACGCATGTGCGCAGAGCTCCAAGTTAACGCGACATATGAAGACCCACGGGCGAATGGGTAAAGATGTTTATCGGTGTCGTTTCTGTGATATGCCCTTCAGTGTACCATCGACATTGGAGAAGCACATGCGCAAATGTGTTGTCAACCAGGGTAAGGTGGCAGCGGCCAATGCTGCAAATGCCGTGGCTGCAGCCCAGGCGGCAGCGGCTGCTCAACTCCAGAACCACTTACCAAATCCTCAGCAACTATCTCCgccaacaaatgcctcatatcCACCTCAATTTGGCAGTCTTGGTACCGGCTCAATTTCCCTGCCTAGTAGTATAGGAGACAATGACTCGAATGCCTCCACCAGCCTGTCGTCACAACACGCCATCTCATTGAAGCACGAGGCATGA